Proteins encoded within one genomic window of Bacteroides sedimenti:
- a CDS encoding phenylacetate--CoA ligase family protein → MIWNESIECMDREGLRKIQSIRLKKMVEYVYLNTPFYRKKMQEIGITPDDIQGVEDISKLPFTTKTDLRDNYPFGLCAVPMSQIVRIHGSSGTTGKPTVVGYTRKDLALWTECLSRCFTAYGADNKDVFQIAYGYGLFTGGLGAHYGAENIGASVIPMSSGNTDKQIQLMHDFGTTVLCCTPSYALFIADAIKDSGIPREDFKLKAGVFGAEPWTEAMRKEIEEKLEIKAYDIYGLSEISGPGVGFECEHQSGTHLNEDHFFPEIVDPVTLQPVEPGQQGELVFTHLTKEGMPLLRYRTKDLTALHYETCECGRTLVRMDRILGRSDDMLIIRGVNVFPSQIEDVILGLPEFEPHYLLTVDRINNTDRMELKVEVRPEFYSDEINKMLALKKQITSRLQSVLGLGVDVKLVEPRSIERSVGKAKRVIDKRKL, encoded by the coding sequence ATGATTTGGAATGAAAGTATCGAATGCATGGATCGCGAAGGGCTTCGCAAAATTCAGAGCATCAGATTAAAAAAGATGGTAGAGTATGTGTATCTGAATACACCATTTTACAGAAAGAAAATGCAAGAAATAGGGATTACTCCCGATGACATACAGGGTGTTGAAGATATTAGCAAACTTCCATTTACTACCAAGACAGATCTTCGTGATAATTATCCATTCGGACTTTGTGCCGTTCCCATGTCGCAAATTGTACGTATTCATGGCTCATCAGGTACAACCGGAAAGCCGACTGTAGTAGGATATACCCGGAAGGACCTTGCGTTGTGGACTGAATGTCTTTCCCGTTGTTTTACAGCCTATGGGGCTGACAATAAGGACGTTTTCCAGATTGCATACGGATACGGACTCTTTACCGGAGGACTTGGTGCACACTATGGTGCAGAAAACATCGGTGCTTCTGTGATACCTATGTCAAGCGGAAATACGGATAAACAAATTCAGCTGATGCACGATTTTGGAACAACTGTATTGTGCTGCACTCCATCATACGCCCTTTTTATTGCCGATGCCATTAAAGACTCTGGCATTCCTCGTGAAGATTTTAAACTGAAGGCGGGAGTGTTTGGTGCTGAGCCCTGGACGGAAGCTATGCGTAAGGAGATTGAAGAAAAACTGGAGATTAAAGCATACGATATTTACGGGCTAAGTGAAATCTCTGGTCCGGGAGTTGGTTTCGAGTGCGAACATCAAAGTGGTACTCACTTAAATGAAGATCATTTCTTCCCCGAAATTGTCGATCCAGTTACTTTGCAACCAGTAGAACCTGGTCAGCAAGGAGAACTTGTTTTCACGCACCTCACCAAGGAAGGTATGCCTCTGTTGCGCTATCGCACTAAGGATCTTACCGCGCTGCATTACGAAACTTGCGAATGTGGCCGAACTTTGGTTAGAATGGATCGTATTTTGGGAAGAAGCGATGATATGCTGATTATTCGTGGTGTGAATGTGTTCCCGTCACAGATTGAAGATGTGATTCTTGGTTTGCCGGAATTTGAACCTCATTACCTGCTTACAGTAGATCGTATAAACAATACTGACAGAATGGAGCTTAAAGTTGAAGTTCGTCCGGAATTTTATTCCGATGAAATCAATAAGATGCTGGCCTTGAAGAAGCAAATCACGTCTCGTTTACAAAGCGTTCTCGGATTAGGAGTCGATGTAAAACTGGTTGAACCTCGTAGCATTGAAAGAAGTGTGGGTAAAGCCAAGAGGGTGATTGATAAACGAAAACTATAA
- a CDS encoding amino acid-binding protein, protein MVAKQLSIFLENKFGRLTEVTEVLAREGINLSALCIAENADFGILRGIVSDPDKAYKVLKENHFAVNITDVVGINCPNVPGALAKVLNYLSEAGVFIEYMYSFANNDSANVIIRPSNMETCIKVLTDKKVDLLAASDLYRL, encoded by the coding sequence ATGGTAGCAAAACAATTATCCATCTTCCTGGAAAACAAGTTTGGAAGACTCACTGAAGTAACGGAAGTTTTGGCTCGTGAAGGAATCAACCTCTCAGCGCTGTGCATAGCCGAAAATGCAGACTTTGGCATTCTTCGCGGAATCGTTTCCGACCCCGACAAAGCGTATAAAGTTTTGAAGGAAAATCATTTCGCTGTAAATATAACCGATGTGGTCGGAATCAATTGCCCTAATGTGCCGGGCGCATTGGCAAAGGTTCTTAATTACTTGTCGGAAGCAGGAGTGTTTATAGAATACATGTACTCGTTTGCAAATAATGACTCTGCCAATGTCATTATTCGTCCAAGCAATATGGAAACTTGTATAAAGGTGTTGACAGATAAAAAGGTGGACTTACTTGCAGCCAGCGACCTGTACCGGTTATAA
- a CDS encoding outer membrane protein assembly factor BamD, which produces MKRNIILTILIAGALSSCGEYNKILKSTDYEYKYEAAKNYFANGKYSKSATLLEDMIIQLKGTDKAEESLYMLAMSYYNQQDYVTASHYFTTYYNTYPRGTFVELARFHAGKALCLDTPEARLDQSGTYKAIQELQMFMEYFPQSSKKQEAQDMVFELQDKLVQKEYLSAKLYYDLGNYMGNNYESCIITAQNALKDYPFAKLREELSLLVLRSKYEMAVQSVVEKQADRFRETIDEYYAFKNEFPESKHSKEIEKIFKESSKKVKE; this is translated from the coding sequence ATGAAAAGAAATATCATCCTTACAATACTTATAGCTGGTGCTCTCTCTTCGTGTGGAGAATACAATAAAATTTTAAAGAGTACTGATTATGAGTACAAATACGAGGCGGCTAAGAATTATTTCGCTAATGGTAAATACTCGAAGTCGGCTACTCTGCTCGAGGATATGATTATCCAGTTAAAGGGTACTGATAAGGCTGAGGAGTCTTTATATATGTTGGCTATGAGTTATTATAATCAGCAGGATTATGTAACAGCTTCTCATTATTTTACCACTTACTATAATACGTATCCTCGTGGTACGTTTGTAGAGCTTGCTCGTTTTCATGCAGGAAAAGCATTGTGTCTGGATACTCCGGAAGCAAGACTTGACCAGTCTGGAACGTATAAGGCTATTCAGGAACTGCAGATGTTTATGGAATATTTCCCGCAAAGTTCCAAAAAACAGGAGGCGCAGGATATGGTCTTTGAATTGCAGGATAAACTGGTGCAAAAAGAGTATTTATCTGCAAAACTTTACTATGATTTAGGAAATTACATGGGTAATAATTACGAATCATGTATTATTACAGCACAAAATGCATTGAAAGATTATCCGTTTGCAAAACTTCGTGAAGAACTTTCTCTTCTGGTTTTGCGTTCTAAATACGAAATGGCTGTTCAAAGTGTTGTAGAAAAGCAGGCAGATCGTTTCCGTGAAACGATAGATGAATATTACGCATTCAAGAATGAATTCCCTGAAAGCAAGCACTCAAAAGAAATAGAGAAGATATTTAAAGAGTCAAGTAAAAAAGTTAAAGAATAA
- a CDS encoding DNA-directed RNA polymerase subunit omega has translation MDYKKTNAPSNTITRDMMDLCSDTGNVYETVSIIGKRANQISVEIKSDLSKKLQEFASYTDNMEEVFENREQIEISRYYEKLPKPTLIAAQEYQEGKVYYRNPAKEKEKLQ, from the coding sequence ATGGATTACAAAAAAACAAATGCTCCGTCAAACACCATTACCCGTGACATGATGGATCTGTGTTCTGATACCGGTAATGTTTATGAAACTGTTTCAATTATTGGTAAACGCGCAAATCAGATATCAGTCGAAATCAAAAGTGACTTGTCTAAAAAGCTGCAGGAGTTTGCTTCATATACCGATAATATGGAAGAAGTATTTGAAAACAGAGAGCAAATTGAAATCTCTCGGTATTACGAAAAATTGCCTAAACCAACCTTGATTGCCGCTCAGGAATATCAGGAAGGTAAGGTATATTACAGAAATCCAGCAAAAGAAAAAGAAAAATTGCAATAA